One genomic region from Catenovulum adriaticum encodes:
- a CDS encoding sodium:solute symporter family protein: protein MDELKLYTYIAVFGSFALYFAIAWYSRASSTDEFYAAGGGVGPIPNGMAIGADWMSAASFISMAGLIAFLGYGGSVFLMGWTGGYVLLAMLLAPYMRKHGKFTVPEFISDRYYSKTARIVAVVCLIIASLTYIIGQMKGVGVAFSRFLEVDYGLGLAIGMIVVWVYAVLGGMKGITYTQIAQYCVLIFAYTVPAIFISLQLTGNPIPQLGLGSTLADGSGVYLLDKLDVIVTDLGFKEYTTDNMGGSLNMFAYTLSLMIGTAGLPHVIMRFFTVPSAKAARTSAGYALIFIALLYTVAPAVGAMARLNFTQTVEPASGQALEYEKRPQWFKDWENTGLLAFEDKNQDGKIQYSADENVNEMTKVDRDIMVLANPAIANLPNWVIALVAAGGLAAALSTAAGLLLAISSSVSHDLMKGVLTPNLTEKEELLAGRIVMTVSILVAGYLGLNPPGFAAGTVALAFGLAASSIFPALMMGIFIKKMNGTAAISGMVVGIGVTMLYVFQHKGIMFIPGTEFLGSLPENWFLGISPNAFGAVGALVNFLVALIVYSFTGPAPKRIQALVENFRAP from the coding sequence ATGGATGAACTAAAACTATATACTTACATTGCGGTATTTGGCTCATTTGCACTTTATTTTGCTATTGCTTGGTATAGCAGGGCAAGCTCGACCGACGAGTTTTACGCAGCAGGTGGTGGAGTAGGTCCAATTCCAAATGGGATGGCAATCGGCGCAGATTGGATGAGCGCGGCTTCTTTTATTTCTATGGCAGGTTTAATTGCATTTTTAGGTTATGGTGGTTCTGTTTTTTTAATGGGTTGGACAGGCGGATATGTGTTGTTGGCAATGCTCCTAGCACCTTATATGCGCAAACACGGAAAATTCACTGTTCCAGAGTTTATTTCGGATCGTTATTATTCAAAAACGGCTCGAATTGTTGCTGTGGTTTGTTTGATTATTGCGTCTTTGACTTACATTATTGGTCAAATGAAAGGAGTGGGCGTTGCTTTTTCTCGCTTTTTAGAAGTTGACTACGGTTTAGGTTTAGCGATTGGCATGATAGTCGTTTGGGTTTATGCGGTTTTGGGGGGTATGAAAGGCATTACTTACACCCAAATAGCTCAATATTGTGTGCTTATTTTTGCTTATACAGTGCCTGCTATATTTATTTCGCTCCAATTGACAGGCAACCCTATTCCTCAATTAGGCTTGGGTAGCACACTGGCAGACGGTAGTGGTGTTTATTTGTTAGATAAGCTCGATGTGATTGTCACCGATTTAGGTTTTAAAGAATACACAACAGATAATATGGGCGGTAGTTTAAATATGTTTGCCTATACATTATCGCTGATGATAGGAACGGCCGGTTTACCACACGTTATTATGCGATTTTTTACCGTGCCCAGCGCCAAAGCCGCTCGAACCTCTGCCGGATATGCATTAATTTTTATCGCCTTATTATATACAGTTGCTCCAGCAGTCGGTGCAATGGCGCGATTGAATTTTACTCAAACGGTGGAGCCTGCATCGGGCCAGGCGCTTGAATATGAAAAAAGACCCCAGTGGTTTAAAGATTGGGAAAATACAGGATTATTGGCTTTTGAAGATAAAAACCAGGATGGTAAAATTCAATATTCAGCCGATGAGAATGTCAATGAAATGACCAAAGTGGATCGTGATATTATGGTTTTAGCAAATCCTGCTATCGCTAATTTACCTAACTGGGTTATTGCTTTGGTCGCAGCGGGTGGCTTAGCGGCAGCTTTATCTACGGCAGCGGGTTTATTATTAGCCATATCTTCATCTGTTTCTCATGACTTAATGAAAGGAGTACTCACACCTAATTTGACAGAAAAAGAAGAGCTTCTTGCTGGGCGTATAGTGATGACTGTTTCAATTTTAGTTGCCGGTTATTTAGGCCTTAACCCGCCCGGGTTTGCGGCTGGCACAGTGGCGCTGGCGTTTGGCCTAGCGGCATCGAGTATTTTTCCAGCCTTAATGATGGGCATATTTATTAAAAAAATGAATGGCACTGCGGCAATATCCGGAATGGTTGTGGGGATTGGCGTAACTATGCTCTATGTATTTCAGCACAAGGGCATCATGTTTATACCCGGCACTGAATTTTTAGGCAGTTTGCCCGAAAACTGGTTCTTAGGAATTTCGCCTAATGCATTCGGCGCAGTGGGTGCCTTAGTTAATTTTTTGGTCGCTTTAATCGTGTACAGCTTTACAGGGCCTGCGCCAAAAAGGATACAAGCACTAGTCGAAAACTTTAGAGCGCCTTAA
- a CDS encoding 3-keto-disaccharide hydrolase — translation MKKIYQSCLLLSSLASTALIAQNNNLPAPGLTEFWKPVPKVVTPTPVPSDAVVLFDGTNLDQWQHKDGSAVKWTMKNGAITVKPKTGPIVTKQKFCDVQLHIEWRSPEFTPNKTGQNAGNSGIFLQGRYEVQVLNSYNNPTYSNGQAGSIYKQSIPLVNASKPPMQWQEYDIIFNAPKYNKAGDLTDKAHVTVLHNGVLVQNHTEIQGPTVYRGKPSYPSAYECAPLLLQDHSELVSYRNIWIRPISKNILTGMKPKK, via the coding sequence ATGAAAAAAATTTATCAATCTTGCTTGTTACTATCCAGTCTGGCATCAACCGCTTTAATCGCACAAAACAATAACCTTCCAGCTCCAGGGCTAACAGAATTCTGGAAACCCGTGCCCAAGGTTGTCACCCCCACGCCTGTTCCCTCTGACGCGGTTGTCTTATTCGACGGAACTAATTTAGACCAATGGCAACACAAAGATGGTAGCGCGGTAAAATGGACAATGAAAAACGGTGCTATCACAGTAAAACCTAAAACGGGCCCTATTGTAACCAAACAAAAGTTTTGTGATGTGCAGCTTCACATTGAGTGGCGTTCACCTGAATTTACACCAAACAAAACGGGCCAAAATGCTGGCAATAGCGGGATATTTTTACAAGGTCGTTACGAAGTTCAAGTACTCAATTCGTATAATAACCCGACTTATTCGAATGGGCAGGCTGGTTCAATTTACAAACAAAGTATTCCATTAGTCAATGCCAGTAAACCACCAATGCAATGGCAAGAATATGATATTATTTTCAATGCGCCTAAATATAATAAAGCAGGCGACTTAACTGACAAAGCCCATGTTACCGTGCTACATAACGGAGTATTAGTGCAAAACCATACTGAAATTCAAGGACCCACTGTTTATCGTGGTAAACCTTCATATCCATCGGCTTATGAATGCGCGCCCTTATTGTTGCAAGATCATTCTGAGCTAGTCAGCTATCGAAATATTTGGATAAGACCCATCAGCAAGAATATTTTAACCGGCATGAAACCTAAAAAATAA
- the prlC gene encoding oligopeptidase A codes for MSNPLLRETSLPLFNEIKPEHILPAVEATIAQCKATIEKTVSEDQQYTWQNLVEPLDEVDDQLSKIWSPVSHLHSVADTEALRQAYEACLPLLSEYSTYVGQHQGLFKAYQALANSDEFEHLNQAQQKAINNALRDFKLSGVSLDNDKKVRFGEIKQRLSELATAFGNNVLDATQGWSKLVTDESELSGLPESAIAAAAETAKAKNQSGWLFSLEFPSYLPVMMYADNRELRAQMYEAFSTRASAQGPNAGKWDNSATIDETLKLRHELAQLLDFDNYAQESLATKMAQTPEQVLNFLYDLSDKSQIQAKQELAELTAFAKEQHGLDKLNAWDMAYYAEKLKQQKYAISDEVLRPYFPENNVINGLFSIVEKLFSIKIKRRDSVQVWHESVRFYDIFDKNDQLKGSFYFDLYAREGKRGGAWMDVCVGQRRKQNGELQLPVAYLTCNFNKPVGDKPALFTHSEVETLFHEFGHGLHHMLTQIDVSAVAGINAVAWDAVELPSQFLENWCWQPEALAMFSSHYETGETLPQDLLDKMLAAKNFQSSMMMLRQLEFSLFDFELHLEYDAQKGINVQQKLDQVRDKVAVVKPPEFNRFQHGFSHIFAGGYAAGYYSYKWAEVLSADAFSLFEENGIFDEQTGQSFLNNILEMGGSKEPMELFKAFRGREPQVDALLRHTGIAV; via the coding sequence ATGTCGAATCCGCTATTGCGTGAAACCAGCTTACCTTTATTTAATGAGATCAAGCCAGAGCATATATTACCTGCTGTTGAAGCTACAATTGCCCAGTGCAAAGCTACGATTGAAAAAACAGTTAGTGAAGATCAACAATATACTTGGCAAAACTTAGTTGAACCATTAGATGAAGTTGACGATCAGTTAAGCAAAATTTGGTCACCTGTTTCTCACCTACACTCGGTTGCAGATACCGAAGCGTTGAGACAAGCGTATGAAGCTTGCCTGCCTTTGTTGTCTGAATATAGTACTTATGTTGGTCAGCACCAAGGGTTATTTAAAGCGTATCAAGCTTTGGCTAACAGTGACGAGTTTGAGCATTTAAATCAAGCTCAGCAAAAAGCGATTAACAATGCACTGCGTGACTTTAAATTATCGGGTGTTTCATTAGATAACGACAAAAAAGTACGTTTTGGTGAAATTAAACAGCGTTTATCTGAATTAGCGACTGCGTTTGGTAATAATGTTCTTGATGCAACCCAGGGGTGGAGCAAATTAGTCACTGATGAATCTGAACTGTCAGGTTTACCTGAAAGTGCGATTGCCGCAGCAGCCGAAACAGCTAAAGCAAAAAATCAATCGGGTTGGTTATTTAGCTTAGAGTTTCCAAGTTATTTACCCGTGATGATGTATGCTGATAACCGTGAACTAAGAGCTCAGATGTATGAAGCATTTTCAACAAGAGCATCTGCTCAAGGTCCTAACGCAGGCAAGTGGGATAATTCAGCCACTATTGACGAAACATTAAAACTCAGACACGAATTAGCCCAATTGCTTGATTTTGACAATTACGCCCAAGAATCTTTAGCAACGAAAATGGCACAGACGCCAGAGCAAGTATTGAATTTTTTGTATGACCTAAGTGATAAAAGCCAGATTCAGGCTAAGCAAGAACTGGCCGAGTTAACCGCTTTTGCAAAAGAGCAACATGGTTTAGATAAATTAAATGCTTGGGATATGGCGTATTATGCTGAAAAATTGAAGCAACAAAAGTATGCTATTTCGGATGAAGTTTTACGTCCGTATTTTCCTGAAAATAATGTAATTAACGGCTTATTTAGCATTGTGGAAAAGCTATTCTCAATTAAAATTAAACGCCGTGACTCAGTTCAAGTATGGCATGAAAGCGTTCGTTTTTATGATATTTTTGATAAAAATGATCAATTGAAAGGCAGCTTTTATTTTGATTTATATGCCAGAGAAGGTAAGCGTGGTGGCGCTTGGATGGATGTTTGTGTTGGTCAAAGACGCAAACAAAATGGCGAACTGCAATTACCAGTTGCATATTTAACTTGTAACTTTAATAAACCGGTCGGGGATAAGCCTGCGTTATTCACTCATTCAGAAGTAGAAACTTTATTCCATGAGTTTGGGCATGGTTTACATCATATGTTAACTCAAATTGATGTAAGTGCTGTTGCCGGGATTAATGCAGTTGCTTGGGATGCCGTTGAGCTACCAAGTCAATTTTTAGAAAATTGGTGCTGGCAGCCGGAAGCATTAGCGATGTTTTCTAGCCATTACGAAACCGGCGAAACATTACCACAAGATTTATTAGATAAAATGCTAGCGGCGAAAAACTTTCAATCATCAATGATGATGTTGAGACAACTTGAATTTTCATTATTCGACTTTGAATTGCATTTAGAATATGACGCGCAAAAAGGCATCAATGTTCAGCAAAAATTAGATCAAGTTAGAGACAAAGTCGCGGTTGTTAAACCACCTGAATTTAATCGCTTTCAGCACGGTTTTAGTCATATTTTTGCAGGCGGTTATGCGGCAGGGTATTACAGCTATAAATGGGCCGAAGTTTTGTCTGCTGATGCGTTCTCGTTGTTTGAAGAAAATGGTATTTTTGATGAGCAAACCGGTCAATCATTTTTAAATAATATTTTAGAAATGGGTGGTTCTAAAGAACCTATGGAATTATTTAAAGCTTTTCGGGGTCGCGAGCCGCAAGTTGATGCGTTATTAAGGCATACAGGTATCGCAGTTTAA
- a CDS encoding DNA replication terminus site-binding protein encodes MSVQIQHIIECQNKFRELTQKIKQLNQYLQQNHEYIKAYCYQIGQLNPTQKTSPIIQSAGLDLSKAAYLHFKLDAGDIVKHVVRYPGLISINHPDVFTQIEEKLVTINKLKTELSEYISRYGKPNEFKTTKGDLQYVRNDLIYKALPMVNHGMLKRHIVSYSEPMLNASFGWNVDFNHETIDDIDAYKTKLHGRMNHPPDLTSAQEWQLSIETVLNKIDRLVDAGILLKNIRPKPVEPKMYVAFEQRKITIRPRLPIIALGHGEHVNLKTELKTPKPHPLQIKNSSKFDYQRLSPFLYLYACRKK; translated from the coding sequence ATGAGTGTGCAAATTCAACATATTATTGAGTGTCAGAATAAATTTCGAGAGCTTACTCAAAAAATAAAACAATTAAACCAATATTTACAACAAAACCACGAATATATAAAAGCTTATTGTTATCAAATTGGACAATTAAACCCTACACAAAAAACATCTCCTATCATTCAATCTGCAGGTTTAGATTTATCAAAAGCAGCTTATTTACATTTCAAACTAGATGCAGGTGACATAGTCAAACATGTCGTTAGATACCCAGGCTTGATCTCAATAAACCATCCGGACGTTTTTACTCAAATCGAAGAAAAATTAGTAACCATTAACAAACTAAAAACTGAACTAAGTGAATATATAAGTCGTTATGGCAAACCAAATGAGTTCAAAACAACAAAAGGGGATTTGCAATATGTTAGAAACGATCTAATTTATAAAGCTTTACCTATGGTAAACCATGGCATGTTAAAACGACATATAGTCAGTTATTCAGAACCAATGTTAAATGCAAGTTTTGGTTGGAATGTTGATTTTAATCACGAAACTATTGACGATATTGATGCTTATAAAACGAAATTACATGGCCGAATGAATCACCCGCCCGATTTAACATCAGCTCAAGAATGGCAATTAAGTATTGAAACTGTATTAAATAAAATTGATCGGTTAGTAGACGCAGGCATTTTACTGAAGAATATAAGACCAAAACCAGTAGAACCAAAAATGTACGTGGCTTTTGAACAACGTAAAATAACCATACGGCCACGATTGCCTATTATTGCATTAGGGCATGGCGAGCATGTCAATTTGAAAACTGAATTAAAAACACCAAAACCTCATCCACTACAAATAAAAAATAGCAGCAAATTTGATTACCAAAGATTGAGTCCATTTTTATATTTATATGCTTGTAGAAAAAAGTAA
- the gnd gene encoding decarboxylating NADP(+)-dependent phosphogluconate dehydrogenase produces MKELSDIGLVGLAVMGENLVLNMESKGFTVTAYNRSYSKVEKFLSGRAAGKNIRGAQSVEELVSSLAKPRKIMLMVKAGQVVDDFIEQLIPHLDKGDIIIDGGNSHFPDSDRRTAYLAEKGLHYIGSGVSGGEEGALKGPSIMPGGAKEAWPAVKDIFQGISAKVADENGDLTVPCCDWVGDGGAGHFVKMVHNGIEYGDMQLICEAYQLMKTVLGLSADEIHEVFKEWNETELDSYLIEITRDIFAYKDEDGEPLVEKILDTAGQKGTGKWTGIVALDLGVPLTLIAESVFARCISSKKDERVEASQVIEGPKVEFTGDKKAFIEDLRQALLASKMTSYAQGYVLMHEAAKEYNWDLNYGGIALMWRGGCIIRSAFLGKIKEAYDNNPALNNLLLDPYFKGSVESAQAGWRRVVGTAIANGVPAPCLSAALTYFDGFRTARLPANLLQAQRDYFGAHTYERTDKPRGEFFHTNWTGRGGDTASTTYNV; encoded by the coding sequence TTGAAAGAGTTATCAGATATCGGCCTAGTTGGCCTTGCTGTTATGGGTGAAAACTTGGTTCTAAACATGGAATCAAAAGGTTTCACAGTAACTGCTTATAACCGTAGTTATAGTAAAGTAGAGAAATTTTTATCTGGCCGTGCTGCAGGCAAAAACATTCGCGGTGCCCAGAGCGTAGAAGAGCTAGTTTCATCATTAGCAAAACCACGCAAAATCATGTTGATGGTAAAAGCAGGCCAAGTTGTTGATGATTTTATTGAACAACTTATCCCGCATTTAGACAAAGGCGACATCATTATTGATGGCGGTAATTCACACTTCCCAGATTCAGACCGAAGAACAGCTTATTTAGCTGAAAAAGGTTTGCATTATATTGGCTCTGGTGTTTCTGGCGGTGAAGAGGGCGCATTAAAAGGCCCATCAATTATGCCAGGCGGTGCTAAAGAGGCATGGCCAGCAGTTAAAGATATTTTCCAAGGTATTTCAGCTAAAGTAGCAGACGAAAATGGCGACTTAACTGTTCCATGTTGTGATTGGGTTGGTGACGGTGGTGCTGGCCATTTTGTGAAAATGGTTCATAACGGCATTGAATACGGTGACATGCAGTTAATCTGTGAAGCTTACCAACTAATGAAAACCGTGTTAGGTTTGTCTGCAGACGAAATCCACGAAGTATTTAAAGAGTGGAACGAAACTGAACTAGACAGCTACTTAATTGAAATCACTCGTGACATTTTTGCATACAAAGATGAAGACGGTGAACCTTTAGTTGAAAAAATCCTAGATACAGCTGGCCAAAAAGGCACCGGTAAATGGACTGGTATTGTTGCACTTGATTTAGGTGTGCCTTTAACGTTAATCGCAGAATCTGTGTTTGCGCGTTGTATTAGCTCGAAAAAAGATGAGCGTGTTGAAGCGTCTCAAGTTATTGAAGGCCCTAAAGTTGAATTTACTGGCGACAAAAAAGCCTTTATCGAAGACTTACGCCAAGCTTTATTAGCATCAAAAATGACCTCGTATGCACAAGGTTATGTATTAATGCACGAAGCTGCAAAAGAATATAACTGGGACTTAAACTACGGCGGCATTGCACTAATGTGGCGTGGTGGTTGTATTATCCGTTCTGCCTTCTTAGGTAAAATTAAAGAAGCATACGATAACAACCCAGCATTAAATAACTTACTACTTGACCCTTATTTCAAAGGTTCAGTAGAAAGTGCACAAGCAGGTTGGCGACGTGTTGTTGGTACTGCAATTGCCAACGGTGTGCCAGCGCCTTGTTTAAGTGCGGCATTAACTTATTTTGATGGCTTTAGAACAGCTCGTCTACCGGCTAACTTGTTACAAGCTCAGCGCGATTATTTTGGTGCGCACACGTATGAGCGTACAGACAAACCACGCGGTGAGTTTTTCCACACCAACTGGACTGGTCGTGGCGGTGATACAGCTTCAACCACTTATAATGTTTAA
- a CDS encoding DUF4212 domain-containing protein — protein MHKAQQYWADNIRLIIICLIIWFTVSFGFGIILVEPLNEIRLGGYKLGFWFAQQGSIYTFVALIFWYSYKMNQLDKKYKKR, from the coding sequence ATGCACAAAGCACAACAATACTGGGCTGACAACATTCGATTAATTATTATTTGTTTGATTATTTGGTTCACGGTGTCATTCGGATTTGGCATTATTTTAGTAGAACCTTTAAATGAAATCCGTTTAGGTGGTTATAAACTGGGTTTTTGGTTTGCTCAACAAGGCTCTATTTATACATTTGTTGCACTCATATTTTGGTATTCCTACAAGATGAATCAACTGGATAAAAAATATAAAAAAAGATGA
- a CDS encoding cellulase family glycosylhydrolase — translation MIDKHKKQFIFKPLGKFVALACFAIATTGCDLNSTDANKNNGVTVYPTEPDHSFTAPRAGQEQFSRLRQEGKYWVNEQNEVVSLRGINLGNWLTLETWMMNSGDNPVGDGIEDQCSFEAKLTERFGFDEKERLMDLYRDNYITERDWNIIAEAGFNLLRLPFPYDLIENDAQPKTLRNDAWVYLDKTITEAKARNMYVILDLHGAAGRQGWEHHSGCTGLNEFWGGDQTNPDLALAAENQERTKWLWQQIAQRYKNEPTVAGYGLINEPWGTDAENLADVSTELYQAIREVDQNTIVILPGHNSGIQAYGLPAEQGLENVALEMHFYPGIFDDLGISYKTQRNWLTCGLLGSSGMCEWDEKIDNIQTPFLVGEMQPWTGLGEQGGAITRATFDKYNELGWAGTVWSYKVMSRDGGQGNGTWGLVTNKGDRLLAKADTWACAGWDNNFDEACGQPAKIVTPTDDDQSFYLVVKSGSFGGGQDIQLDDIQLIEQSTGNNILANSSFDADSAWLEWSATNNTAEEDNLTVEVNYPQDENNSVLRISALEGSGFVNGGAYQKVELTGGESYLLSGHFADKGSKDTWAEVYLLPAEPINGQDVNGSAMPSIDLNNSSLEEIENYFKLQSTIEYDKHQTVIDALTAEQPPVIFDLPYRPVNLSLVEDEETNTIDLSWKAVDGAKYNVYRSNVSGRDYQLIAQGIESNYYTDTDKPEGVTGYYTVTALNETDESYYSKEVASAFSAFEIPGLIQAENYIAQTGFELENTSDEGGGQNTGHAQTGDTLEYLVNITEAGEYNVEFRFATEAGSRGFTMSLGENQIATVSVPVTGGWQTWQTVSHTITIETTGEQTLKLEAIDDEWNFNWMRFNKN, via the coding sequence GTGATAGACAAACACAAAAAGCAATTTATATTTAAACCATTAGGCAAATTTGTCGCACTAGCTTGTTTCGCTATTGCTACGACAGGTTGTGATTTAAATTCGACTGATGCTAATAAAAATAATGGGGTTACGGTTTATCCAACTGAACCAGATCATAGTTTTACTGCGCCCAGAGCTGGTCAAGAACAATTTTCGCGGCTAAGACAAGAGGGTAAGTATTGGGTTAACGAGCAAAATGAAGTAGTTTCGTTACGTGGTATTAATTTAGGAAATTGGTTAACACTTGAAACTTGGATGATGAACTCAGGTGATAACCCTGTAGGCGATGGAATAGAGGACCAGTGCTCATTTGAAGCAAAATTAACAGAACGATTCGGTTTTGATGAAAAAGAAAGATTAATGGATCTCTATCGAGATAATTATATTACCGAACGAGATTGGAACATCATTGCTGAAGCAGGTTTTAACTTATTAAGATTACCTTTCCCTTACGATTTAATTGAAAATGACGCTCAGCCAAAAACACTGCGAAATGACGCATGGGTTTATTTAGATAAAACGATAACTGAAGCAAAAGCTCGAAATATGTACGTCATCTTAGATTTACATGGCGCAGCTGGACGGCAAGGTTGGGAACATCATAGTGGTTGCACAGGTTTAAATGAATTTTGGGGTGGAGATCAAACAAACCCAGATCTTGCATTAGCGGCAGAAAACCAAGAGAGAACAAAGTGGTTATGGCAACAAATTGCACAGCGTTATAAAAACGAACCAACCGTTGCAGGTTACGGCTTAATCAATGAACCTTGGGGCACCGATGCTGAAAATTTAGCAGATGTCTCAACTGAACTTTATCAAGCTATTCGAGAAGTTGACCAGAATACAATTGTTATTTTACCGGGCCATAATTCCGGCATTCAAGCATATGGTCTTCCCGCTGAGCAAGGTTTAGAAAACGTTGCCTTAGAAATGCACTTTTACCCAGGTATATTTGATGATCTAGGTATTAGTTATAAAACACAAAGAAACTGGCTAACTTGTGGTTTACTCGGTAGTTCTGGTATGTGCGAATGGGACGAGAAAATTGACAATATCCAAACACCGTTTCTAGTTGGTGAAATGCAACCTTGGACAGGGTTAGGTGAACAAGGTGGCGCTATTACTCGTGCCACTTTTGATAAATATAATGAACTAGGCTGGGCTGGAACTGTTTGGTCTTATAAAGTCATGTCACGAGATGGTGGCCAAGGAAATGGCACTTGGGGTTTAGTCACAAACAAAGGCGATAGGCTTTTAGCTAAAGCTGATACTTGGGCTTGTGCTGGCTGGGATAATAATTTTGATGAAGCCTGTGGTCAACCAGCAAAAATTGTCACACCCACTGATGATGATCAAAGCTTTTATTTAGTTGTTAAAAGTGGATCATTTGGTGGTGGTCAAGACATTCAACTGGATGATATTCAGTTAATTGAACAGTCTACAGGCAATAATATTCTTGCTAATAGCAGCTTCGATGCAGATTCTGCTTGGTTAGAATGGAGCGCCACTAATAACACCGCAGAGGAGGACAATTTAACCGTAGAAGTTAATTACCCTCAAGATGAGAATAATTCAGTATTACGCATTTCCGCATTAGAAGGGAGTGGTTTTGTTAATGGCGGTGCGTACCAAAAAGTTGAATTAACTGGTGGAGAGTCTTATCTATTGAGCGGCCATTTTGCAGATAAAGGCTCAAAAGACACTTGGGCTGAAGTTTATCTATTACCTGCTGAACCAATTAATGGACAAGATGTAAATGGTTCAGCCATGCCTAGCATTGATTTAAATAATTCATCACTAGAAGAGATTGAAAATTATTTCAAACTTCAGTCAACAATAGAGTATGACAAGCATCAAACGGTAATTGATGCCTTAACGGCAGAGCAACCACCCGTTATTTTTGACTTACCATATCGTCCAGTCAATTTATCTTTAGTTGAAGATGAAGAAACTAATACAATAGATTTAAGCTGGAAGGCTGTTGATGGTGCCAAATACAATGTTTATCGCTCAAATGTTTCAGGTAGAGATTACCAGTTAATCGCCCAAGGCATTGAAAGTAATTACTATACAGATACTGACAAACCAGAAGGGGTTACTGGATATTACACGGTGACAGCGCTCAACGAAACAGATGAAAGCTACTATTCAAAAGAAGTCGCTTCTGCGTTTTCTGCATTTGAGATTCCGGGACTCATCCAAGCTGAAAATTATATTGCCCAAACAGGTTTTGAGCTTGAGAATACATCAGATGAAGGGGGTGGCCAAAATACAGGCCATGCGCAAACGGGAGATACCCTAGAATATTTGGTGAATATAACAGAAGCTGGCGAATATAATGTTGAATTCAGATTTGCTACTGAAGCAGGCTCACGTGGTTTTACTATGTCGTTGGGCGAAAATCAAATTGCAACAGTATCTGTTCCCGTCACCGGCGGCTGGCAAACATGGCAAACAGTTAGCCACACCATCACAATTGAAACTACAGGAGAGCAAACACTTAAATTAGAAGCTATTGATGATGAATGGAATTTTAACTGGATGAGGTTCAATAAAAATTAA